A window of Planctomycetota bacterium contains these coding sequences:
- a CDS encoding type I phosphomannose isomerase catalytic subunit, with translation MSDHLTQPLAFEPRLVPKMWGSRRLEKLGKTLPADEPIGESWELFDFPPGVVDAGWTSAAVAGGPLAGKTLHDLMADDATRAAILGQAKPVETPAGPQFPLLIKFLDAGDDLSVQVHPDEAYAAAHADAHLKNECWYVLAHDPAARLLKGLKPGVDRDGFEQAIADGTVESLIEAIPAADGDCHYLPSGTVHALGGGMLVAEVQTPSDTTYRVFDFKRKDPKTGEERELHVDQALECIDFAGTGPKAPDVTRGDGRLVYAPQFTLDRMTIPAGDAVTLPDGCLVTMTVAGDATISGVSASAGQTLLVPASSGRTVTAATETTLLVARPR, from the coding sequence ATGTCCGACCATCTGACCCAGCCCCTCGCGTTTGAGCCACGACTAGTCCCCAAGATGTGGGGCTCACGACGGTTGGAGAAGCTGGGCAAAACACTCCCAGCGGACGAGCCGATCGGCGAGAGCTGGGAGCTGTTCGACTTCCCGCCCGGCGTCGTCGATGCCGGGTGGACCAGCGCTGCCGTCGCTGGTGGACCGCTCGCTGGGAAGACCTTGCACGATCTGATGGCCGACGACGCGACGCGGGCCGCCATCCTGGGCCAGGCGAAGCCCGTCGAGACGCCCGCCGGGCCGCAGTTTCCGCTGCTGATCAAGTTCCTCGACGCGGGAGATGACCTGTCGGTCCAGGTCCATCCGGACGAGGCTTACGCGGCAGCTCATGCCGACGCGCACCTCAAAAACGAGTGCTGGTACGTCCTGGCCCACGATCCCGCGGCGAGGCTGCTCAAAGGCCTCAAGCCCGGCGTCGATCGCGACGGCTTCGAGCAGGCGATCGCCGACGGCACGGTCGAGTCGCTGATCGAAGCCATTCCCGCGGCCGACGGCGACTGCCACTACCTGCCCAGCGGCACTGTCCACGCGCTGGGCGGTGGCATGCTCGTGGCCGAGGTCCAGACGCCCAGTGACACCACGTACCGCGTCTTCGACTTCAAACGCAAAGACCCCAAGACCGGCGAGGAACGCGAGCTGCACGTCGATCAGGCGCTCGAATGCATCGACTTCGCCGGCACCGGCCCGAAAGCCCCCGACGTCACCCGTGGCGACGGGCGACTCGTCTACGCTCCCCAGTTCACGCTCGACCGAATGACGATTCCCGCCGGTGACGCCGTCACGCTGCCGGATGGCTGCCTCGTGACGATGACCGTCGCGGGTGACGCGACGATCTCAGGTGTCTCAGCGTCGGCAGGTCAGACGCTGCTCGTCCCGGCATCGTCTGGACGCACTGTGACAGCGGCGACCGAGACGACTCTGCTCGTCGCAAGGCCACGATGA
- a CDS encoding DUF4920 domain-containing protein has protein sequence MIRHAFLAAFALLASTAVAALPTTRPAMWMPVGIIDDASMVLVPEKDMVLVRDVLADPQKFAGQEITIAGEISAVCQKAGCWVKLVPSGTEPKPTKGVDTNSVFVKLTCPKDGVLVPADSARKQVLARGKVLIEQIGEADARHYAEDDGATPAEIAAITGPQTIVRFETLGVMVSKGQPSGNSSS, from the coding sequence ATGATCCGTCACGCCTTTCTTGCAGCTTTCGCTCTGCTGGCCTCGACTGCCGTCGCGGCGCTTCCGACGACTCGGCCGGCGATGTGGATGCCGGTTGGCATCATCGACGACGCGAGCATGGTGTTGGTGCCAGAGAAGGACATGGTCCTCGTGCGGGACGTGCTGGCCGACCCGCAGAAGTTCGCTGGCCAAGAGATCACGATCGCCGGTGAGATCAGCGCCGTTTGCCAAAAGGCCGGCTGCTGGGTCAAGCTGGTTCCGTCAGGCACCGAGCCGAAGCCGACGAAGGGCGTGGACACGAACAGCGTCTTCGTGAAGCTCACCTGCCCGAAGGACGGCGTCCTCGTCCCGGCTGACAGTGCACGCAAGCAAGTTCTGGCTCGCGGCAAGGTGCTGATCGAGCAGATCGGCGAAGCCGACGCCCGGCACTACGCCGAAGACGACGGAGCCACACCAGCCGAAATCGCTGCGATCACGGGCCCCCAGACGATCGTCCGCTTCGAGACGCTGGGCGTGATGGTGTCAAAGGGCCAGCCCTCGGGTAACTCGTCATCCTGA
- the dacB gene encoding D-alanyl-D-alanine carboxypeptidase/D-alanyl-D-alanine-endopeptidase has translation MRQLWTYCLILISVAALFPATARASSLGKDVDKALAMLPKAATSAVRIVRLGDAGEAGSVPSVVLDRRGSSPMIPASNLKVVTTAAASAGLGDDYRFETRLYLRRDEDSGTTDVLVVGGGDPSFGDSALDDDVRRVLDSWAKFLAESGVETVGQLLVDDGLFDDTYDHPNWPENQKHLWYEAQVGALNFNLNCVGLSLTRSGSVMDLQLTPDTDYVDVEGRVKVGKKNAVVATRRLGTNEVVVGGETNAREQGPIRVTVDDPTAYFATVFAEALVDAGVAVSQVARLPRAPLDDWQLTAVHETPMSVVLARTNEDSINLYAEAFIKLLGHRATGKPGSWQNGGDAVLAYLRSLGVDTTGLFLDDGSGMSRLNQMTAEALTAALADRHASPGHGAYRTALSDAGSDGTLRSRFRDRPSLHGRVWGKTGYIRGVSTMSGLLQTEDGDWYAISVLVNDCPRADIWRAKAAQEAVFAAVDKHSP, from the coding sequence ATGCGGCAACTTTGGACGTACTGCCTGATTCTGATTTCGGTCGCCGCCCTGTTTCCGGCGACTGCGCGTGCGTCGTCACTCGGCAAAGACGTCGATAAGGCGCTAGCGATGCTGCCCAAGGCCGCAACGTCTGCCGTCCGCATCGTGCGGCTCGGCGACGCAGGCGAAGCCGGATCCGTGCCGAGCGTGGTGCTCGATCGCCGCGGGTCGTCGCCAATGATTCCGGCGAGCAACTTGAAGGTCGTCACCACCGCTGCCGCATCGGCCGGACTTGGCGATGACTACCGGTTCGAAACGCGGCTCTACCTGCGTCGCGACGAGGATTCCGGCACGACCGACGTCCTCGTCGTCGGCGGCGGTGATCCGAGCTTCGGCGACAGCGCGCTGGACGACGACGTCCGACGCGTCCTCGACAGCTGGGCGAAGTTTCTGGCCGAGTCGGGCGTCGAGACCGTCGGCCAACTCCTCGTCGACGACGGCCTGTTCGACGACACCTACGACCACCCCAACTGGCCGGAAAACCAAAAACACCTCTGGTACGAAGCCCAGGTTGGTGCGCTCAACTTCAACCTCAACTGCGTCGGCCTGTCGCTCACGAGGTCCGGCAGCGTCATGGACCTTCAGCTCACGCCCGACACCGACTACGTCGACGTCGAAGGCCGAGTGAAAGTCGGCAAGAAGAACGCCGTCGTCGCAACGCGTCGCCTCGGCACCAACGAGGTCGTCGTTGGCGGCGAGACCAATGCGCGCGAGCAAGGCCCGATCCGCGTCACCGTCGACGATCCCACCGCTTACTTCGCCACCGTCTTTGCCGAGGCTCTCGTCGACGCGGGCGTTGCCGTGTCGCAGGTCGCGCGTCTCCCGCGAGCACCGCTCGACGACTGGCAGCTGACGGCCGTCCACGAGACGCCGATGAGCGTGGTGCTCGCACGGACCAATGAGGACTCGATCAACCTCTATGCCGAGGCGTTCATCAAGCTGCTCGGCCATCGTGCGACGGGCAAGCCTGGTTCTTGGCAGAACGGCGGCGATGCGGTCCTGGCTTATCTCCGTTCGCTCGGCGTCGATACGACGGGCCTCTTTCTCGACGACGGCAGCGGCATGAGCCGGCTCAACCAGATGACGGCCGAGGCGCTGACGGCCGCCCTCGCCGATCGTCACGCCTCGCCCGGCCACGGCGCATACCGAACCGCTCTTTCCGACGCCGGCAGTGACGGCACGCTGCGTTCGCGTTTTCGCGATCGCCCGTCGCTCCACGGCCGGGTCTGGGGCAAGACTGGCTACATCCGCGGCGTGAGCACCATGAGCGGATTGCTTCAAACAGAAGACGGCGACTGGTACGCGATCAGCGTTCTCGTCAACGACTGCCCCCGTGCCGACATCTGGCGAGCCAAAGCCGCCCAGGAAGCCGTCTTTGCCGCGGTTGACAAGCACAGTCCGTGA